Proteins co-encoded in one Chloroflexota bacterium genomic window:
- a CDS encoding YceI family protein, with product MRGGLVRWLVVAALLGVVIAGVAYLLVFITGGTGEASEPISAPQLSLPAATATPEPPAPTATAAPTPAATEDPTPVAMSDSEPTPTAAPEPTATPAPTPAATAAPTPTAAPTATAAPAEPAADGVPSGAVLFRIVPEESEVRFEIDEILRGAPTLVVGTTNQVAGDFIIDFADLAASQLGTVRINVRTLRTDEERRDRAIRSRILESASDQYEFTTFEPVRLEGLPGSLELGQTVPFQIVGNLAIRDITREVVFDAELTVVSADRVEGTAVTTILRGDYSLTIPNVPFVASVDEDVLLGISFVAVAVSE from the coding sequence ATGCGCGGAGGACTCGTGCGGTGGCTGGTCGTCGCCGCATTGCTTGGCGTGGTCATCGCCGGCGTGGCCTACCTGCTGGTCTTCATCACCGGCGGAACCGGCGAGGCGAGCGAGCCCATCAGCGCTCCGCAGCTGTCGTTGCCCGCCGCTACCGCGACCCCCGAACCTCCGGCACCAACAGCAACCGCCGCCCCAACGCCAGCCGCGACGGAAGACCCGACGCCGGTGGCAATGTCAGATTCCGAGCCGACGCCAACCGCGGCGCCCGAGCCGACCGCGACCCCGGCGCCGACGCCTGCCGCGACGGCAGCCCCGACGCCAACTGCGGCCCCCACGGCCACCGCGGCCCCGGCGGAGCCGGCGGCGGACGGCGTGCCCTCCGGTGCCGTCCTCTTTCGCATCGTGCCGGAGGAGTCGGAAGTCCGGTTCGAGATCGACGAAATCCTGCGCGGGGCCCCGACGCTGGTCGTTGGAACCACCAACCAGGTGGCCGGCGACTTCATCATCGACTTCGCCGATCTCGCGGCCTCGCAGTTGGGCACGGTGCGCATCAATGTGCGCACCCTGCGCACGGATGAGGAGCGGCGCGACCGCGCCATTCGCTCGCGGATCCTCGAGTCGGCGAGCGATCAGTATGAGTTCACCACGTTCGAGCCCGTGCGCTTGGAGGGGCTTCCCGGGTCGCTCGAGCTGGGACAGACCGTGCCGTTCCAAATCGTCGGGAATCTGGCCATCCGCGACATCACGCGCGAGGTCGTCTTCGACGCCGAGCTGACTGTGGTGTCCGCCGACCGCGTCGAAGGCACGGCGGTGACGACCATTCTGCGCGGGGATTACAGCCTCACGATTCCCAACGTGCCGTTCGTCGCGTCCGTGGACGAAGATGTGCTGCTGGGAATCAGCTTCGTCGCGGTGGCGGTCAGCGAATAG
- a CDS encoding YifB family Mg chelatase-like AAA ATPase has translation MLAKVHSCALVGLDGELVDVEVDVAQGLPAYTIVGLPDAAVQEARERTRAAIRNSGAVFPNRRLTVNLAPADVRKVGPVHDLSIASAILAATGQLGDITENRAVFLGELSLDGALRHTDGILPMVAEARAAGMERAFVPAMNGAEAAVVSGIEVLPVTSLQQLIAHFSGLIRIEPLPATQTTVDRSSYPVDLADVRGQAHVKRALEIAAAGAHNVLMIGPPGAGKTLLARCVPSILPPLELEEAIEVTKIYSVAGLIPQRTSLIAERPFRAPHHTVSHVGLVGGGVTPQPGEISLAHRGVLFLDEFPEFSRQSLEALRQPLEDGTVSVVRANYSVTLPARLMLVAAMNPSPGGYAEGGDGNSTMADAARRYRRRISGPLLDRIDVYVEVPQIPYEDMAGGDRGESSEAVRERVEACRDIQAARLNPHDLRVNAEITARLVPELCEIDKRAESLLRGAHDRMGLSGRGHHRTLKLARTVADLDGAEVIGAAHVAEALQYRARLDDT, from the coding sequence ATGCTTGCCAAGGTACATAGCTGCGCGCTGGTGGGCCTCGACGGCGAGCTCGTGGACGTCGAGGTCGACGTAGCCCAGGGACTTCCCGCCTACACCATCGTCGGCCTGCCCGACGCCGCCGTGCAGGAGGCGCGGGAGCGCACGCGCGCGGCGATTCGCAACAGCGGCGCCGTGTTCCCCAACCGCCGCCTCACCGTCAACCTGGCGCCGGCGGACGTGCGCAAGGTCGGACCGGTGCACGACCTGTCCATTGCGTCCGCCATCCTGGCCGCCACCGGACAGCTGGGCGATATCACCGAGAACCGCGCGGTTTTCCTGGGCGAACTGTCGCTCGACGGCGCCCTGCGGCACACCGACGGGATTCTGCCAATGGTGGCCGAGGCGCGCGCAGCGGGCATGGAGCGCGCGTTCGTTCCCGCCATGAATGGAGCCGAGGCGGCCGTGGTCAGCGGCATCGAGGTGCTGCCCGTGACCTCGCTGCAGCAGCTGATCGCGCACTTCAGCGGCTTGATCCGAATCGAGCCGCTGCCGGCCACCCAAACGACTGTCGATCGCTCGAGCTATCCCGTCGATCTCGCCGACGTGCGCGGACAGGCCCACGTGAAGCGGGCACTGGAAATCGCGGCCGCCGGCGCGCACAACGTGCTGATGATCGGTCCGCCCGGCGCCGGCAAGACGCTGCTGGCGCGCTGCGTGCCGTCGATCCTGCCGCCGCTGGAGCTGGAAGAGGCGATCGAGGTCACCAAGATCTACAGCGTGGCCGGCCTGATCCCGCAGCGGACCTCGCTCATCGCCGAGCGGCCGTTTCGCGCCCCGCACCACACCGTGTCGCACGTTGGTCTGGTCGGCGGCGGCGTGACCCCTCAGCCGGGGGAGATCAGCCTGGCCCACCGGGGCGTGCTGTTTCTGGACGAGTTCCCGGAGTTCAGCCGGCAGTCGCTCGAAGCCTTGCGGCAGCCGCTGGAGGACGGCACCGTCAGCGTCGTGCGCGCCAACTACTCGGTCACGCTGCCCGCTCGACTCATGCTCGTGGCGGCCATGAACCCGTCGCCCGGCGGCTACGCCGAAGGCGGCGACGGAAACTCCACTATGGCCGATGCCGCGCGGCGCTACCGTCGGCGCATCTCCGGCCCGCTGCTGGACCGCATCGACGTGTATGTCGAAGTGCCGCAGATCCCCTATGAGGACATGGCGGGCGGCGACCGGGGCGAGTCGTCCGAAGCCGTCCGCGAGCGCGTGGAAGCCTGCCGGGACATCCAGGCGGCCCGCCTCAATCCACACGATCTGCGGGTAAACGCCGAGATCACCGCGCGCCTGGTGCCGGAACTCTGCGAGATCGACAAGCGCGCCGAATCACTGCTGCGCGGCGCGCACGACCGGATGGGCCTAAGCGGGCGCGGGCATCACCGCACGCTCAAGCTGGCCCGCACCGTCGCCGACCTGGACGGCGCGGAGGTGATCGGGGCGGCTCACGTGGCCGAGGCGCTGCAATACCGCGCCCGCCTCGACGACACGTAG
- a CDS encoding acetamidase/formamidase family protein, with product MAHHEFEPTTYHNTFGWHEPPLTVQPGDSVRTSTVDARGGDRHGNTVANRGNPQSGPFAVAGAEPGDTLVVTLDKVRITRPWGFSSSALAANVLEFDDVPDFSDEADRSFWDIDQEAGTVRLQPPERAPAGEPTPARNRIHEVALPLRTMIGCVAVAPPGRQHISTATSGTFGGNMDYNGVVEGLRLYFPVFAPGGLFHTGDGHALQGDGEMDGTGVEVPLDVTFTLDLIKGKTIEWPHFENDTHIMTAGNLRPLDQAVQHATSEMVRWLEADYGLTTREAHLLLGRMVEYDLGNMFDPAYTMICKLRKDVLREVAGG from the coding sequence ATGGCGCATCACGAATTCGAGCCCACGACCTATCACAACACCTTTGGCTGGCACGAGCCGCCGCTGACGGTCCAGCCGGGCGACAGCGTGCGCACGAGCACCGTCGACGCTCGCGGCGGCGACCGGCATGGCAACACCGTCGCCAATCGCGGAAACCCGCAGTCGGGGCCGTTCGCGGTCGCCGGCGCGGAGCCCGGCGACACGCTGGTCGTCACGCTCGACAAGGTGCGCATCACGCGCCCATGGGGATTCAGCTCGTCGGCGTTGGCGGCCAACGTGCTCGAGTTCGACGACGTGCCCGACTTCAGCGATGAGGCCGACCGATCCTTCTGGGACATCGACCAAGAGGCCGGCACCGTCCGGCTCCAGCCGCCCGAGCGTGCGCCGGCGGGAGAGCCCACGCCGGCGCGGAACCGCATCCACGAAGTGGCGCTGCCACTGCGGACCATGATCGGCTGCGTGGCGGTGGCGCCGCCTGGACGGCAGCACATCTCGACCGCCACCTCCGGGACCTTCGGCGGCAACATGGACTACAACGGCGTGGTCGAGGGGCTGCGGCTCTACTTTCCCGTGTTCGCGCCCGGCGGGCTGTTCCACACCGGCGATGGTCACGCCCTGCAGGGCGACGGCGAGATGGACGGCACGGGCGTGGAAGTGCCCCTGGACGTGACCTTCACGCTGGACCTCATCAAGGGCAAGACTATCGAGTGGCCGCACTTCGAAAACGACACCCACATCATGACGGCCGGCAACCTCCGACCGCTCGACCAGGCCGTGCAGCACGCCACGTCCGAGATGGTGCGCTGGCTCGAAGCGGACTACGGGCTGACAACCCGCGAGGCGCACCTGCTGCTCGGCCGCATGGTCGAGTACGACCTGGGGAACATGTTCGATCCCGCCTACACCATGATCTGCAAGCTGCGGAAGGACGTGCTGCGCGAGGTGGCGGGCGGCTGA